AGGTATTTTATGCTATGTAGTCAGACTCAATGTTGCCTTTCAACAAACTCCAACAGACTTCAAGAACTCTGAAATCACCAGCAAAACTCACCAACGTACTTTAAGAGGGTAAGACGAGATGCTCggttttcttttactgtttataCCATTTTACTGAGGCTAATTCCTAAAGtagattttaaatttgacaaaaattgtCATTGAGGCTGTAGAAGTGTgcactctttttgtttttacttatctcagaaaactttcaaaaaacgatttttctttgaaaattcaAATGGGTGGATTTTTTGAACTGGGTGCAGTTTGAAGAGACTAAGtgataattgtttttatgtattgaaatgtttttatgttgagGAAAGACACTGTGAAAGCAGCATTGATACAATATGCAAAATACAAGTatataaatactcaaaaaacacaaagtagtGAGCTATTGATGACTGAGTACTTCAGGGAAAGTAGAGGAAGTATTTTTACATGTATATCAGTGAACGTTCTCATTCATTCCGGTGGTGTGGTTATGAAGTTGTATCATTGCAATTTTTTAGATGAatgtttaaactatttttttattttttttaatcaagacgTAGTACATAATGATAATGCACTAATGCgttatatcaaaataaaatctacaacttctttGTTTGACACTTGTAGCAAAGTCTGTGTCATGATGAGATTAGAGAAACTGCAAAACaataagctttatttttgtcatttttcttttagtttttaaagctaTGAAATATTGTCCTAAAAGAGAAGTGCTGATGTTAGTTACACAATCAAACTGTTGCTTAAGAAAACCAGACTCATTTCATTTAATGTGGTGATGAGTTAAGGCAAACATTCTGCTTTACGTACTGctatatttgatcatttttctgaaTAATACACACATATTTGTACATGttcaagtcaaacattttttctaaagaaaggAATGTTTACAGAGAAAAGGTGGCTCTTGTGGGTGAACAGGTAAACTACAAGAAAGCATGTTTGTTTGGTGTGTTGCAATCTAGCCACAGCTTGCACTGTCAGAGACCACACCAGCACACAATGGTACAAAATGAAGACACCAAACACCAGCGTAGAGCGACACCACACAGGACAGAGTGGGGCTAATTATTACACAGCCTGCATGGCTGTGGAGCTAAGAAACAAgtttactttttgttattttataaaaaaaataacatgtagCTTTTTTCGACACGTTGAGGTGAGAATTTACAGTGATGTAAAGTTGAATCATTACTTTGAAGGGAGCTGGAGGGTTTGACTCATCTAAGGTGACACGAGCTGTAATGCAGGACAAGGGCTTATGGGCTCGGCTGAAATCCCACAAAATGCTTTTAGGCATTTGTGACAATCACTCAAACAAACAGGGAAATGTGAGAATCAGTTTCTCCTCCTTTACTGGTGGAGCCCGTGAAACAGGTACAACAGGAGAATAAAACATCCTTTGTCTGGACCAGTTTTTTGATCAAGATGTTTATCACTATCTCCAATGTCTACCTAACTGacattaaagggcctataccatgttTTTCccaagtctttcagagtaaactgtaATATATGTCACTTTTGGTAcactaaagaatattttttaagaagtatgagtaattttggtgagtttttttcctacccggcgATCTTTGAGGCACCGCCTTTCACTGattgagggtgccgcccatttcatgacatcatcctagagccagtCTTGGCAGCGTCTCTGCGTTTTCccaggaaaacaaacagcatcCAAACTTTTGAAGATTGATGTGTATACagtatatctgcctttagtagccccaGTCATCGCTACTACCGGGGCTAGCGGCTGAGCTAGCTGAGTAgcgaagttagcggctgatcatCACTAGTTGAGCAGCAAGGCTAGCAAGCACTGCTAGCTGAGAGgtgaagctagcagctgagAACTGCTAGCTGAGTGCTGATGCTAGTGGGCGAGCTCCGCTAGTTGAGCAGCAAAGCTGGTGGTGCTCAGCCGCTAGGTTCACGGGGGTAGTCGGTgcttgtgttagcctgggggcggttgTGGAAttacagactcttcctgaaaggggctgttctcactttgtgacatcagcacgtgaggacccgcttgttttcatgggttgggaggggctagtgcaggtttttagaggaagaaATGCATGAATTGATCAAAAATACCCCTTTGGGGTTATTTAtaagtgaggaatgaacattataatactcttaaaaactgaaaacgttGATTTTGCATGTTATAGGCCCTTTAAGGGTTAGGGGTTGATCTCCCAAATGGGCCCAAAGTATGTCTGGGTATGGGTCAAATACAGGGAATATGTTTTAAGCCCAACAGCAGAGTAAAGTTTACCTTCAAAGAGCTGTTGTGATTGaaagaatttgtatttatttctatgCACTTTTCCATGCTGTCAGGGAGCCAATGTGCTTTAATATTAAACGACTATTTAAAATTGAGCaaattgagaacaaaaaattgaaaaacaaaattataaaaaacagtcaaataaataaaagactgataagaataaaataaaataaattaaatacaattagACACAAGCTAGGGAGcattaaaagacattttaaaataactttactgTTGAGTTTCTGTTGTGACAGGTGCATAAAGTTGACACTGGTAGACCATTTCctttttgaataatttgacttttactatttttgatGTGTAAATGATTAACATGTGAAACAAAAGTCCTGACAGAAATCGTCACCCACagatatgtaaaaaaacaagtttgaattTACATATATGTTTGGAGTTTTTCGTACAGCTCGAATAACAAAGGAAAAGGTAATTCCTAGAAATCTGTTTCACATGAATTCATAGTCtgttcctcttcttttttttattgtttttcatagAACAGGTTCTTAGTATCTTgaagaactaaaataaaaacaaactgaatttgACAGGTCAAAGGCAAACTGCCAAAAAAGGAAGTGTTTTAACACATccatcaaaaaaacaataaattcattCTTATCTGAAAGAAGTCATAGGTTGTCCATGGGTTCTTTTAAATGAAAGGCTACCGGCTTCATAAACCTAATCTTTATCTATCTAAATAAGCCTTTTTATCTGACAATCATAAAAGTCTCTTCTCTTAAAAATTCCAgtagtaaaaacataaataagtgaAATGTAACAGCTCTAATTCAGATCCCTGTAGAAAACTATATGTAAATGAATGGCTCTGtagatgcagtttttttttgtttgtttgtttttgtcgtATGATAAAATCTCATTTTCATCACGTACGATCTGATGCAAAAGTTTTTACAGTTGGTTTGCAGAAGTGCTTTAGGCCATAGAAGAAGTATTTAGCTCAGGCAAACAGTAACGTTCACCAAGAGAAATGAATGCTATGTGGTATGTCTGTGAATAAATTCTTCAAAGCTGAGTTAGAAGCAAAGACGACattattttgagcaaaaaaaacttccacTGAGTAACAAAATCTTGCTAAGTTAGAATCTTCACAGGATGTCACATCGGAGGTGTGTTTAGTGTTCACAGGGTTTGTCCACGTATTTAACAATAGTTTTTCCATGACTTTCCAAAACCTTTTATTGATTTTCCAAAACTTAAGATAAACACATAAGATTATTGTAGTCGGGAATCAAACCAAGACGTATGGATACTGCAGTTACATATGGAAATGTATTGCattcaatctaaaaaaaatgtaaaaagggggatcattgttctatttttttcttgattttagttttaatattttaaagaactacAAAAGCACTGAACTACAAACAGGCTGACTTCTAACCTCATCTGCTCATGAAAACTGTAAGATTATCtgcaattaaaagtaaaaaaaaaaaaaaaacacaatatgtcCGTGTTATAGGCATGACCCGTTTTGTTTATATGATCATCACGACCTACTTACTTTAGCCACAAACATTACAGATCAAAATGTTGGATGTACCTCTATTGACCAGTGTGAACTGCTTATTTTTGTCTGggggaattttaaaaaaagcaaaaatcagaaaaaatagtgaaaatcagaaaaaaaatatagcaagaataagaaaatgtattacaaaaaaactatagtgaaaaccagaaaaatgtattgtaaaaaTCAGACataattaaagcaaaatgtaaaaatatctaactaaaaatatgaaaaatgtataGCAGAAATATACAacaaaaatcagtaaaaaaaagggcaaaaatcAGAAGAGGAATTATAGTGAAAATAAgacaacattaaagaaaaatgtaaaatatataactacaatgttaaaaatgcatagcaaaaataaaaatatacaactaAAATCggttaacatttttagcaaaaatctggaaaaaagaaatagtgAAAATCAGAcgaaattaaagcaaatttaaaactgtatgtAACAAAAATCCGAAAAAAACATagagaaaactggaaaaagttatagcaaaaatccaaaaatattatAGCCAAATTTAGATATGATTTAGATATGTTAACTTTTAACTTTGTTAATACGCATGTTGCAGTAGgaaccagccgtctgcctgttctgtgacacgttcagtgtgaacgtagctttaggctcactgctcctgtttcacttccttttcagcatttttttttgacaacacTGAGCCTTAAAATGCATTCATAGATGTTGTTatctacacttttttttgtaaattctcCCTATATCTCTGTATCTTCCAGAACCccattaatgtttttgtaagaTTCTAAACAAAGTTAGGCTCAGGGTTTATCTCTCTATACAGTTAAAGAATGTTTCTAGttactaaaaaagaaacacagtcCTTTATGATTGTTTGAGCAGAGCAATaaagaactacatttttaaagtactaACTGCTGAGAAAAAGAAGCCACAGATATTAACCTTCCTCTTGCATTTTCTATCTGTTTTTATCCATGGTGTTAACAGGTCGGTCTTGAGCCTTGtcttaaatcagctttaaaatacactaaaaacaataaCTTAACATCCAATTTTTATGTCAACTCGTGCTTATCTTGTTAGGCTTCCTTATCCAcagaaatgttggttttattttttatttttttctgtgggtCTCTgggccattaaaaaaataagtatgcCTCTAGATTTCAATAAAAGTAACCTCAAGAGgataatataaataaagcaaaGGTTATTGTGTCACTTGAATTTTACTGAGGggtttaaaacacatttctgaaaataatttGCTTGATCTATTTTCCCAACTTTGAAATAATTAACTCTTGTAGCTTCTATTGTGTTATGGGTCACTTTTGACCCACACATATTTTCTTCAAGCTTTCTTCAagctgcagcttattcagaactctgctgctcgggttctcacaaggaccaagaaagtagaccacatcagtccagttctgaggtctttacactggttacctgtctgtcagaggatagactttaaagttatgttactggtttataaagctttgaatggtttagcaccaaaatacatgactgacctcctgacccagtatgtaccagccagatctctccggtcatcaggatccggtcttttatcagttcctagagtcagaactaaacatggagaagctgcattcagcctctacgctccacagatctggaacagacttccagaaaaccttagatctgctgaaacactcagtgtatttaaatccaggttaaagactcacctgttctcagttgcatttgattaatatgtattcaaaagtttacgtccgcacttttatctatgcttgttttaaattaaaatctttttactttattttaattttattttaatgatcgcatttttactatttcttttgattgtttcttttaatgctttatgtaaagcactgtgaattgtctctgtacatgaaatgtgctatacaaataaacttgccttaccttcaagaacatgcaaaaataaaaaatatgtatatattttttttaaatcagcaatTTAACTTCAGAACACAAACAACCAACAAATCAAACCAACAGAAATAATTAGCATCTTCCAAAGGTATTGGAAAGCTAAATCAGAGAAAATCTTTGTGTGTCTAGACGTCCCGAAGTTTGTTTATTTCGCTTTTTTGCAACTATACTGGACAAATGAGAATCCCCTGAAGCTCACATGACTGGGTGAGGAGGTGGATGTCAGTCTGTTGGTTGAAATCCACAAATGATTTTAATGATGGCtctaattatttctttattgagtTATTTGATATAACAGGGTCAAAACTGACTCTAACAGTCAAAGGGACATAATTTcaaccagaacatttaaaaataaaattacattgaaTTCCATTGAAATCAAGGTTCCTGACAAAGTCATAAAGTCTTGAtggaatacatttattttaaatctttttttatgcaattaaaaactgGAACGGGTCGGTGCTGACCCTAACACaagatttaaattaagaaaatgcaAGGAGgcctttttaaatattgaactgtcggtatatatttttttcccctatttttaatgttctttctCTCCTCATTTCAAAGGGGAATCATCAGGAAGAGCTGCCGCTCCAAAACAATCACATCTGATTTGAGAGATTTTCTGTGAACTATATCAGGTTTGTGCCCAGTGGTTGCAACAGAAAATTgaagttctgtttttaattacaaataCTGATCATGCATTTTGCTTagcaaaatgtgtaaataattcTTGTATTGTGGAGATTACTCAGACATTACTCTGTCTCTTTTGCTCTCTGTAGGGTAAACTATGACCACGCCAAGCACTCAGAGCAAATTGCGACCCATCCTGCTCACTGTTCTACTGCTGGGAGGCTTCATGATTTTTATGTTGATGTACGTCAAGCCATCTTCACAATGGTTGTATGAGCCGGTAAAGTCTGTAGTTTGCCCTGACCAGGTCACCCCCACTACAGAGCTGGTCACCACCAACACCACCAAAGTGcagaaggaagaaaagaagacCATTCTGTTGGTTTGGTTGGTTCCTTTCGGACAACAAAACGACCTGAATTTCTGCAAGTCGCAGTTCAACATGGACTACTGCATCATGACCACCGATAAGAACATGTACAGCAAAGCAGACGGGCTTCTGTTCCATCACCGAGACATCAGGGGTGACTTGTCAAACCTGCCAAAGGCACAACGACCGCCACACCAGAAGTGGATCTGGATGAACATGGAGTCGCCTTCCCATTCAGGAAATTTTAACGGTCTAGATGATATGTTCAATTTGACTCTCAATTACCGTCGGGATGCAGACATCCCGGCGCGTTACGGATACCTCGTTAAAAAAGAGAATGAAAAGAAATTTGAACTTCCCAACAAAAACAAGCTCATCTGCTGGATTGTGAGCAACTATAACCCCAACCACGCACGGACAAAATATTTCAATGAGTTGCGTCAACATATTGAAATCTCTACGTTTGGACGAGGCTTTGGAAGGTACGTGTCTGATGGGGATTACGCCAACATTGTGTCCAGCTGTAAGTTCTACTTAAGTTTTGAGAACTCAGTCCACACAGACTATATAACAGAGAAACTGTACAGACCCCTCTCTTTGGGCACAGTGCCCGTGGTCCTCGGCCCATCCAGACAGAACTACGAGTACTTTGTTCCAAGAGACGCTTTTATTCACACAAACGACTTCAAGTCACCCAAAGAGCTGGCCGACTACCTGCATGTCCTGGAAAAAAACGAAACGCTGTACATGAGGTACTTCGACTGGAAGCAGTTTTATGATGTGAAGGGAACATCGTTCTGGATAGAACACGCATGCCGGGCTTGTGAACATTTGAGAACGGACAATCGGTACAACGCATTCAGAAGCCTTCGGTCGTGGTACTGGGGATGATGGtacatttactttaaagtacCACAAGATTAAGAAGGTTACagtaaagaaaaagatttgTCGGATGAAATATTCTTATACGATTCAACTTGAAGTTTTTGCTAAACTGTTAAAACATACATAATGTTGTTGcactgatttctttttttttttttatccacgcAATATAaaagtagattaaaaataaattataaaataaaaatatttatgtgaagtaaaaagtaattgaacaactaaatatttctgcgcaaattaacaaaaaatatttattttccctaTGGTCGTGGTGCTGTAGAAGAGTGGTCGACCTCGGATCAGAAAATTTgaggttcgattcccaccttgcccacccatgtgtcgaagtgtccttgggcaagacaccaccagtgtgtgactgtgtgtgtgaatgggtctgtgactgtgaagcgctttgtgctttcgaggaaggtagaaagtgTTTTATAAGTACACGCCATTTACGGcattcatcatttaaaaaaattctaaaaagttCAATTTGGTGAAAATTTTATCTCAACTATAATTTATTCTGAGAGAGGAATAACAACttgattacttttaaaaagaaaacaactaaaaatatatttatttaaattttcaaaacgTAATTTAGACTTAAGATAATTACAAACacatctgttcattttttatttttgtacccGTTCGTGTGAACTTTCCATTATTTAGAcactctttttacattttttttttcagttggttTACCATTATTTTAGGATGTCACTGCACCTTAAATGggttatattatttattattagttGAACACTGATTTTATCATCTGCTTGTAAGAATGCACAATTAGACAACATGATGATAATAACACACATAAGTGGGATTAACactaaagaaaatgacacacaaCGAAGGCGAGGATCCAGCACTACAcaaaaagaaatgacatttaTACCTCTGGGGGTGATGAATGTAATGCAAGGGCAGCACCACTTactgaaaccaaagaaatgAACTTGCAGTTTCTTGAGCCAAGTTTTATTCTGTGTCATCACTGGAGTCTATTTTTCAGTGTCAAAGGGTCAAAGACGTTTATCTTTAAACCTCCGACTAATGAAGCTCACAGCTGTGTGTGTTGGCGCTCCATCCGACTGTGAAGAAAACACCAAAGcgtacttttttatatttgttgtcatgtgtttttacaagttttattacataaaatatatttttatatatatattttctgggATGGTGGaggatggtggtggtggggccCTATTAAACCTATGAGATTTTACATCTGTGGGGGTTTCTTATTACTTACAACTGAATGTTTTGTGCCCAAACAGACTAAATGAGGCACTTTGATTTGTATGAAGGCTTGCGGTTCGCTCCTCTCCATTTTAGACAGCACTATAGTGGATTTAAAACTTCTCAGGGTTTGTTGTCACTTTTGCAGCTCATGTaagaaattaaagtttttgtgtcaAGTGTGCCtcaaagcagcagaaatcaAGTGGTAATAATGTGACTGTAGACTGTAACAGAGGAGAGGggatatttttcttaatgaCTAGAGTGTTGTCTGAAAGTGTCAAATAAAAGGTGGCAGCAACAAATAAACCTCACAATGgaaccaaattatttttttaagctgatgCTGCTTAAgtaaattaaagcttttatctTTGAAACAgctggagacttttttttttcaaacgaAACAATTAAAACGTTTTCAGAAACTCTTGGAGTCTTTTCTTATTTCAATTGAAATATCACATTTTATACGTTTGCAaacgtgtaaaaaaatgtaattttttgtcaaaacatttttttttctatgactgTTATCTAAACATCTAATCTAAATTTCCAGAATAAGATGTGCTTTTTAACAAGAAGCAGTGGTCAGAATacaaaaagtattattttgatATAATTAGAGTAAGTAAGATGCTAAAAAGTCAAAAGAAGATAAGTTGGCAGTAATTTACTAGATCATGtggctgtaaaaaaaattaaaatgtgcacATCAGGTTgccattttctgcatttttctttcaCTATTAGATAACAAATAATCAATGGATTCTGACTGTAATTCTTTATGTAAACTCTCTTGGCTtataaaaattgtattaaaccacttttaattcaaataataaTTGATCAGTGAaacagacaaattaaaaaaaaaaaaaactatcaataaGAAAtgagagtatttttttatctctaacAGGACTTTCCTTCCTCCCCCTTCAGGAGACAATCATGTCAATCTAAACATTGGAGGCAACCTACGACTAATAAGCAAACATTCCCAAGTTAAAGTCtatttaaaatggaaataataGAGTTTGTAAAATATCAAATGTCACACAACAAATACAATACAAGAGGGCCTTCTATTGGCATGCTTTGTGCTTGTATGTGTGAAATCAGTGCAGCAGTCTTTGTCACATGATTAATATTCTTATCTTATCTTTAGTTAAATCAAATcacaagtttcattttttattaatttcaaacattttgaaataataacattaaacatttttaaagacaaaaaaaacccagaatgaTCTAAGCAGTTATTATTAAATGCAACCTGATATTACACTACGTAAATGTTATTGCCCCCTGTATCACTAAGAAATGCAGGCTGGTGTTTAAATAGCGTTCTAACAGCCTGGATAAGTGATTGACGAGGGGATGAAGGGGTGTTGTGGAGGTTCTTTGCTATCCCATATCCTCAATTGCACTTTGGTGCTTAAAGTTGTTTTGACCGTCACAGGAACAACATATGCGCCTGGTTTCATGCTGCAGGTCAAAGGGTCGGAtggatgtgagtgtgtgtttgagcTGCTGGGATCAGTGGCACAAATAATCCTTGGA
The genomic region above belongs to Oryzias melastigma strain HK-1 linkage group LG22, ASM292280v2, whole genome shotgun sequence and contains:
- the LOC112142744 gene encoding 4-galactosyl-N-acetylglucosaminide 3-alpha-L-fucosyltransferase 9 translates to MTTPSTQSKLRPILLTVLLLGGFMIFMLMYVKPSSQWLYEPVKSVVCPDQVTPTTELVTTNTTKVQKEEKKTILLVWLVPFGQQNDLNFCKSQFNMDYCIMTTDKNMYSKADGLLFHHRDIRGDLSNLPKAQRPPHQKWIWMNMESPSHSGNFNGLDDMFNLTLNYRRDADIPARYGYLVKKENEKKFELPNKNKLICWIVSNYNPNHARTKYFNELRQHIEISTFGRGFGRYVSDGDYANIVSSCKFYLSFENSVHTDYITEKLYRPLSLGTVPVVLGPSRQNYEYFVPRDAFIHTNDFKSPKELADYLHVLEKNETLYMRYFDWKQFYDVKGTSFWIEHACRACEHLRTDNRYNAFRSLRSWYWG